The following proteins are co-located in the Grus americana isolate bGruAme1 unplaced genomic scaffold, bGruAme1.mat scaffold_478, whole genome shotgun sequence genome:
- the LOC129200769 gene encoding zinc finger protein 787-like, giving the protein MEEWGVLGEPPQELQRDGSPLGFPLPGPEEPGVPEPQGTPAAASPAPPAPRWRPPPRCRHHHPPAPPPPPPPPPPPPPPPPPRPFACGECGKRFGLSSHLIRHQRSHTGERPFGCGACGKAFAQRSDLARHHRTHTGERLYSCGDCGKRFAESSHLLRHRVTHSGERPFQCRLCGKSYGDSSYLAVHQRAHTGARPYRCPRCGKAFARSSTLARHQRVHGAGRGSSGAFHPFGRKWEGLKREEGTPEGGRVGRKRGVGREPRPLGNGWEGLRGGHAPVEKPRPPWGRGGAARGRGLCESWSRPLGPEWEGPQSGHASPERLRPLWEGPKGGGAPGGEAQSELRPPGDEWEGLKRGHASPVKLRPLAEKWEGLLLSPASLRGEGTNGEGWAGHAPLEAEWAGRARGHAPTEDEPHPLEAEWAGQTPGHAPSEEEEGGAPVADWEGHAPRRTSHAP; this is encoded by the exons tgcagcggGACGGCAGCCCCCTGG GGTTCCCGCTGCCCGGCCCCGAGGAACCCGGAGTCCCCGAGCCCCAGGGCACCCCCGCAG CCGCTTCCCCGGCCCCACCGGCCCCTCGCTGGCGTCCTCCCCCCCGCTGCCGCCATCACCACCcccccgctcctcctcctcctcctcctcctcctcctcctcctcctcctcctcctcctccgcgtCCCTTCGCCTGCGGGGAATGCGGGAAACGCTTCGGCCTGAGCTCCCACCTGATCCGCCACCAACGCAGCCACACCGGCGAACGACCTTTCGGTTGCGGCGCTTGCGGCAAAGCTTTCGCTCAACGTTCCGACCTGGCTCGCCATCACCGCACCCACACCGGCGAACGCCTTTATTCCTGCGGCGACTGCGGCAAACGTTTCGCCGAGAGCTCCCACCTCCTCCGTCACCGCGTCACCCATTCCGGCGAACGACCTTTCCAGTGCCGCCTTTGCGGTAAGAGTTACGGCGACAGCTCTTACCTCGCCGTCCACCAACGCGCCCACACCGGCGCCCGCCCTTACCGTTGCCCTCGTTGCGGCAAAGCTTTCGCCCGCAGCTCCACGCTGGCGCGGCATCAGCGCGTCCACGGCGCGGGGCGCGGTTCTTCCGGCGCGTTCCACCCTTTTGGGCGCAAATGGGAGGGGTtaaagagagaggagggaacCCCCGAGGGGGGGAGGGTCGGTCGGAagaggggggtggggagggagccacGCCCCTTAGGGAACGGGTGGGAGGGGCTACGGGGTGGCCACGCCCCCGTCGAGAAGCCACGCCCACCGTGGGGAAGGGGCGGAGCCgcgagggggcgtggcctctGTGAGAGCTGGTCACGCCCCCTGGGACCGGAGTGGGAGGGGCCTCAGAGTGGCCATGCCTCCCCGGAGAGGCTCCGCCCCCTGTGGGAGGGGCCAAAGGGCGGGGGCGCCCCGGGAGGGGAGGCCCAGAGCGAGCTCCGCCCACCCGGCGATGAGTGGGAGGGGCTAAAGCGTGGCCACGCCTCCCCGGTGAAGCTCCGCCCCTTGGCAGAGAAGTGGGAGGGGCTACTGCTGAGCCCCGCCTCTTTGCGTGGAGAGGGGACCAAtggggagggctgggctggccACGCCCCCTTGGAGGCGGAGTGGGCGGGGCGAGCGCGTGGCCACGCCCCCACGGAGGATGAGCCACACCCCCTGGAGGCGGAGTGGGCGGGGCAAACGCCTGGCCACGCCCCCtcggaggaggaagagggaggagcCCCCGTGGCGGACTGGGAAGGCCACGCCCCCCGGAGGACAAGCCACGCCCCCTGA